The genome window CTGAACTTGGgatataaattactatataaaaataacaaagtggcagacagggggagaatgaaggagaaattgccatttttcctaccgatactctttgtttaattttaaacgtagaatccaaaaaagtatagccaacccatcattttagaaacatccattatatcatcctcatctcattgggccatttGGGtgttattgttcattagttgaacagattgcaatgtacaatTGAACAGATTGAACAATTACTTgattgaaggttttttttaatttaaaaatttaccattaataatattatttataactgtcaCCACCATGCTAAAATAACGAATATgaaaaatcgcatttttcagATTCGTCAGTTTACGACTAATCTGAACGTCCTgcattttgtgataaattgtccATTGCTATCTCTTTTAGAAAGGCTAGTTTACAAGTTTTCACTTTTACGAATATGCAttcctatataaaatttaacactgAAACTATTTTTTAGCTTTCCTGAAAAGATGACTTTTTCACATTTGTTACTTTAGTATGATGGGAAGTTATGATGGTAACATAATTGGATTTGCTTGCAGTCATGAAACTATAAATGCAGACCATCTGGGAACCTGCAGAGCTCTGGACCACTTGCAGAGTGATGATGAATACTGGTCAGAGCATTACAAAACGGCTCAACAGCCAAGAGTGGGcattggctttaaaaaaaatttctgtaagaaCATAATATGAGTAgcagttcataattttttaaatattttaaaagtgatatCACATTTCATCATGCTCATTGACAATTATGGCACCTTAGAGAATTTAACATAGACTGAAAATGTCAtagttatttacagaaaattatcaataaatattattgtataatcaaAATTTGTCTTGCTGATATAAAAGCATAATGTTTACTTTAGTTTTCAACTAAATCATCTAGCTTGgttcttaaatattaatgaaatttatttgtaatacttaCAGTCGCTTTAGTAAGTAGGAAAACTGCTTCTTGGGAAGCAGCATTAACATCATCATCAAATTTCATAATACTTTTGACTCTTGCTATTGGTAGGTGtgttaatttttgtacatttctaTCAGACGTTTTATTGTTATGAGACACTTCACTGCCGTCACCACAAATTTCTTCCTCAATAGGGATTTCAATTTCTTCAATTGTatctttttcattgaaattttcagTAGCAACATTAGTATCTGTGATCAGATCATTAGTTACTGTAGTTGCAATAGTTACACTTTCAGCTACAATATCAGGAAAACTGTTTTCAATACCTTCAGTACTATTCACATcctttttatccatttttaacgattattatatcttttacaatgcgaattatcaatttttatatacactAGAATGTCTACTTACTAATTACAATAATctaatttctcactgtaattGATAATTCAAA of Lycorma delicatula isolate Av1 chromosome 9, ASM4794821v1, whole genome shotgun sequence contains these proteins:
- the LOC142330113 gene encoding DNA polymerase epsilon subunit 4-like: MDKKDVNSTEGIENSFPDIVAESVTIATTVTNDLITDTNVATENFNEKDTIEEIEIPIEEEICGDGSEVSHNNKTSDRNVQKLTHLPIARVKSIMKFDDDVNAASQEAVFLLTKATELFINNFMKEVYQCTVASKKKTVSKRDVDAAVFSQDYFLFLDGTLD